The DNA segment AGCGTCGCTTTAAATTACGCCGGCGACGTCGACCGAGCCCTGGGTCGGCTGGAAGCGGCCGGCGCCGCCTATGCGGAAAGTCTGGAATTGTGTCGGCAACTGCGCACTGCGCTGGGCGACGCCCCGCAAACCCTGCGCGATTTGAGCGTGGCGTTGGACAATGTCGGTGACGTCGAGCAAGCCCTGGGCCGGCTGGAAGCGGCCGGCGCCGCCTATGCCGAAAGCCTGGAGCTGCGTCGGCAACTGCGCAGCGCGCTGGGCGACGCCCCGCAAACCCTGCGCGACTTGAGCGTGTCGTTGAACAAGCTTGGCGACGTCGAGCAAGCCCTGGGCCGACTGGAAGCGGCCGCCGCCGCCTATGGCGAAAGCCTGGAATTGTGCCGGCAACTGCGCAGCGCGCTGGGCGACGCCCCGCAAACCCTGCGCGACTTGAGCGTGTCGTTGGACAATGTCGGTGACGTCGAACAAGCCCTGGGCCGGCTGGAAGCGGCCGGCGCCGCCTATGCCGAAAGCCTGGAGCTGCGTCGGCAACTGCGCAGCGCACTGGGCGACGCCCCGCAAACCCTGCGCGATTTGAGCGTGTCGTTGATCAAGCTCGGTGACGTCGAGCAAGCCCTGGGCCGGCTGGAAGCGGCCGGCGCCGCCTATGGCGAAAGCCTGGAATTGTGCCGGCAACTGCGTAGCGCGCTGGGCGACGCCCCGCAAACCCTGCGCGACTTGAGCGTGTCGTTGGACAATGTCGGCAACGTCGAGCAAGCCCTGGGCCGGCTGGAAGCGGCCGGCGCCGCCTATGGCGAAAGCCTGGAACTGCGCCGGCAACTGCGCAGCGCACTGGGCGACGCCCCGCAAACCCTGCGCGATTTGAGCGTGTCGTTGATCAAGCTCGGCGACGTCGAGCAAGCCCTGGGCCGGCTGGAAGCGGCCGCCGCCGCTTATGGCGAAAGCCTGGAATTGTGCCGGCAACTGCGTAGCGCGCTGGGCGACGCCCCGCAAACCCTGCGCGACTTGAGCGTGGCGTTGGGCAATGTCGGTGACGTCGAGCAAGCCCTGGGCCGGCTGGAAGCGGCCGGCACCGCCTATGCGGAAAGCCTGGATCTGCGTCGGCAACTGCGCACTGCGCTAGGCGACGCTCCGCAAACCCTGCGCGACTTGAGTGTATCGTTGATCAAGCTCGGCGACGTCGAGCTAGCCCTGGGCCGGCTGGAAGCGGCGGGCGCCGCCTATGCGGAAAGCCTGGATTTGTTCCGGCAATTGCGCACTTCGCTGGGCGACGCCCCGCAAACCCTGCGCGATTTGAGCGTGGCGTTGATCAAGCTCGGTGACGTCGAGCAAGCCCTGGGCCGGCTGGAACCGGCCGGCGCCGCCTATGCGGAAAGCTTGGAACTGCGCCAGCAACTGCGCAACGCGCTGGGCGACGCCCCGCAAACCCTGCGCGACTTGAGCCTGTCGTTGAACAATGTCGGCGACATCAAGCAAGCCCAGGGCCGGCTGCAAGCGGCTCGTGCCGCCTATGCCGAGAGTTTGGCGATTTGTCAGCGTTTGACCGCCGTATTGCCGGAGGTGCCGCAATTTGCAGACGATTTGAAATGGGTGCAAGCCAAGCTGGATGCACTTGATGGTTAGGGTTTGCTAAGCGCCCCCGGACAGCGGAACCGTTGACCTCTGTCTTGATAACCAATCCCCTTAAGCCGCCGAACTCTTAACAATCCCCTGCCGGCTGGCGAGCAACGTCATTTCCGACATCGTTTTAACGCCCAACTTTTCCTTGATTGCGGTGCTGTGGTTGCAGACCGTCTTGTAACTCAAACACAGTTTTTCTGCGGCTTCGCGGGTGCTGAGGCCGTTGGCCAGCAGGCAGAAGATGTCGAACTCGCGCGGCGACAGCGATTTGATCTTGTACGACTCGTCCTGGCCTACCGCCATGTTGACCGCCAATTGCTGGGCCAGGTCGGGGTCGATGTAAGTGTTGCCTTCGGCGATGGCGCA comes from the Methylomonas sp. EFPC3 genome and includes:
- a CDS encoding tetratricopeptide repeat protein, translating into MAADSAYRAELDAIWRRLRPHLEWADGFKLAILFSRHPAPAEALRQRLSDLLAFNTLPARHLVLQHPEQLNDTLAAVFGYRPLAAARPPLWLEARLDGAAQRQAVWQLLSRLNERRFLLERDMACPLVLVLPAELRPEVPVMLPDLWSIRSFTADLPLPTLQQPPARQPESATPAVAPAGGQASAAEREWQRLWQTTADKSRLAAEAGFAAAAEALERMDYAAAGQIVGQLLPLLKPLAEPQNTPSDQLRNYSVALNYAGDVDRALGRLEAAGAAYAESLELCRQLRTALGDAPQTLRDLSVALDNVGDVEQALGRLEAAGAAYAESLELRRQLRSALGDAPQTLRDLSVSLNKLGDVEQALGRLEAAAAAYGESLELCRQLRSALGDAPQTLRDLSVSLDNVGDVEQALGRLEAAGAAYAESLELRRQLRSALGDAPQTLRDLSVSLIKLGDVEQALGRLEAAGAAYGESLELCRQLRSALGDAPQTLRDLSVSLDNVGNVEQALGRLEAAGAAYGESLELRRQLRSALGDAPQTLRDLSVSLIKLGDVEQALGRLEAAAAAYGESLELCRQLRSALGDAPQTLRDLSVALGNVGDVEQALGRLEAAGTAYAESLDLRRQLRTALGDAPQTLRDLSVSLIKLGDVELALGRLEAAGAAYAESLDLFRQLRTSLGDAPQTLRDLSVALIKLGDVEQALGRLEPAGAAYAESLELRQQLRNALGDAPQTLRDLSLSLNNVGDIKQAQGRLQAARAAYAESLAICQRLTAVLPEVPQFADDLKWVQAKLDALDG